In Oncorhynchus nerka isolate Pitt River linkage group LG26, Oner_Uvic_2.0, whole genome shotgun sequence, one DNA window encodes the following:
- the LOC135564988 gene encoding uncharacterized protein LOC135564988 isoform X1, whose product MATFHYNLNGCAIKKRVTGKKHIYSTSLTYRPNQKPKPAALSHHIKCVYIRPEGWIPPFLIPAYGSAEGHGGLVFHMALLNEDLTGLAKSSLFPLGSFIPIWAAVDQKEHQPLLLLLEECVAATTPELQSASLVYPIVTNKGCLADGKTGNSRFLPRYHSSAILLYLQSFKFALGEEVYIHCKLVAWDPEVFDIEKKACHYIKETGEWELLDDPSQSDLCKCCDSSCKPRLKRGVDSEPQGLVQNSVLGPLTIVENSGTRIPSEFVKYPTVEQVDWLV is encoded by the exons ATGGCGACATTCCACTACAACCTCAATGGCTGTGCCATCAAGAAACGG GTGACTGGCAAAAAACACATCTATTCAACCAGCCTGACTTACAGACCTAACCAAAAGCCCAAACCTGCTGCTCTTAGTCACCATATTAAGTGTGTTTACATAAG ACCTGAGGGATGGATTCCCCCATTCCTTATCCCTGCCTATGGTAGTGCTGAGGGTCATGGAGGATTGGTTTTCCACATGGCACTCCTCAATG AAGACCTTACTGGTCTGGCTAAGAGCAGCCTGTTTCCCCTGGGCTCTTTCATCCCCATCTGGGCAGCAGTGGATCAGAAGGAGCATCAGCCCTTGCTGCTGCTCTTGGAGGAGTGTGTGGCGGCCACAACACCAGAACTGCAGTCTGCGAGCCTGGTGTACCCCATCGTCACCAACAAGGG TTGCCTTGCAGATGGGAAGACTGGGAACTCCAGGTTCCTGCCTAGGTACCACTCGTCTGCTATTCTGCTTTACCTGCAGTCCTTCAAGTTTGCCTTAGGCGAGGAA GTGTATATTCATTGTAAGCTTGTTGCATGGGACCCTGAGGTTTTTGATATAGAAAAGAAGGCCTGCCACTACATTAAAGAGACTGGAGA ATGGGAGTTGCTGGACGACCCGTCTCAAAGTGACCTCTGCAAGTGCTGTGACTCGAGTTGCAAGCCTCGGTTGAAGAGGGGTGTGGATTCAG AACCCCAGGGCCTGGTTCAAAACTCTGTTCTTGGACCGCTCACAATAGTGGAAAACTCTGGAACCCGGATCCCCAGTGAATTTGTAAAATATCCTACTGTAGAACAAG TTGACTGGTTGGTGTAA
- the LOC135564988 gene encoding uncharacterized protein LOC135564988 isoform X2 has translation MKVTGKKHIYSTSLTYRPNQKPKPAALSHHIKCVYIRPEGWIPPFLIPAYGSAEGHGGLVFHMALLNEDLTGLAKSSLFPLGSFIPIWAAVDQKEHQPLLLLLEECVAATTPELQSASLVYPIVTNKGCLADGKTGNSRFLPRYHSSAILLYLQSFKFALGEEVYIHCKLVAWDPEVFDIEKKACHYIKETGEWELLDDPSQSDLCKCCDSSCKPRLKRGVDSEPQGLVQNSVLGPLTIVENSGTRIPSEFVKYPTVEQVDWLV, from the exons ATGAAG GTGACTGGCAAAAAACACATCTATTCAACCAGCCTGACTTACAGACCTAACCAAAAGCCCAAACCTGCTGCTCTTAGTCACCATATTAAGTGTGTTTACATAAG ACCTGAGGGATGGATTCCCCCATTCCTTATCCCTGCCTATGGTAGTGCTGAGGGTCATGGAGGATTGGTTTTCCACATGGCACTCCTCAATG AAGACCTTACTGGTCTGGCTAAGAGCAGCCTGTTTCCCCTGGGCTCTTTCATCCCCATCTGGGCAGCAGTGGATCAGAAGGAGCATCAGCCCTTGCTGCTGCTCTTGGAGGAGTGTGTGGCGGCCACAACACCAGAACTGCAGTCTGCGAGCCTGGTGTACCCCATCGTCACCAACAAGGG TTGCCTTGCAGATGGGAAGACTGGGAACTCCAGGTTCCTGCCTAGGTACCACTCGTCTGCTATTCTGCTTTACCTGCAGTCCTTCAAGTTTGCCTTAGGCGAGGAA GTGTATATTCATTGTAAGCTTGTTGCATGGGACCCTGAGGTTTTTGATATAGAAAAGAAGGCCTGCCACTACATTAAAGAGACTGGAGA ATGGGAGTTGCTGGACGACCCGTCTCAAAGTGACCTCTGCAAGTGCTGTGACTCGAGTTGCAAGCCTCGGTTGAAGAGGGGTGTGGATTCAG AACCCCAGGGCCTGGTTCAAAACTCTGTTCTTGGACCGCTCACAATAGTGGAAAACTCTGGAACCCGGATCCCCAGTGAATTTGTAAAATATCCTACTGTAGAACAAG TTGACTGGTTGGTGTAA